Proteins from a single region of Sylvia atricapilla isolate bSylAtr1 chromosome 7, bSylAtr1.pri, whole genome shotgun sequence:
- the SP3 gene encoding transcription factor Sp3 isoform X2, whose protein sequence is MTAPEKPVKQEEMAALDVDSSSHSEYLQHGNGAASASAGAAAPQDAQPSPLALLAATCSKIGPPSPEEDEAAAAAAASHSAGATGDLASVQLAGAPNRWEVLSAAPTTIKDEAGSDSSNGTVSNVQYQVIPQIQTADGQQVQLGFAASSDNSSINQETGQIQIIPGSNQTIIASGTSSANIQNILSGQSGQVQVQGVAIGGSSYPGQAQVVANVPLGLPGNITFVPINSVDLDSLGLGSGSQTMTAGINADGHLINTGQAMDSSDTSERTGEQVSPEITETATDNDLFVPTSSSSQLPVTIDSSSILEQNANDLTTTSGQVHGSDLQGNYIQTSVSDDTQAQNIQVSTAQPIVQHIQLQESQQPTSQAQIVQGIAQQTIHGVQASQSISQQALQNLQLQLNPGTFLIQAQTVTPSGQITWQTFQVQGVQNLQNLQIQNAPGQQITLTPVQTLTLGQVAAGGALTSTPVSLSTAQLPNLQTVTVNSIDSAGIQLHQGENAGSPADIRIKEEDPDPEEWQLSGDSTLNTNDLTHLRVQVVDDEGDQPHQEGKRLRRVACTCPNCKEGGGRGSNLGKKKQHICHIPGCGKVYGKTSHLRAHLRWHSGERPFVCNWMFCGKRFTRSDELQRHRRTHTGEKKFVCPECSKRFMRSDHLAKHIKTHQNKKGIHSSSTVLASVEAASDDTLITAGGTTLILANIQQGSVSGIGTVNTSGTSNQDILTNTEIPLQLVTVSGNETME, encoded by the exons ATGACCG CTCCCGAGAAGCCCGtgaaacaagaggaaatggctgcCTTAGAcgtggacagcagcagccacagcgAATATCTCCAGCACGGCAACGGCGCCGCCTCGGCCTCCGCCGGGGCGGCCGCCCCCCAG GACGCGCAGCCGTCACCGCTCGCTCTGCTGGCGGCCACCTGCAGCAAGATCGGCCCGCCGTCGCCGGAGGAGGATgaggccgccgccgccgccgctgcctcTCACTCTGCCGGAGCG aCAGGGGATTTGGCTTCTGTGCAATTAGCTGGAGCTCCAAACAGATGGGAGGTCTTGTCTGCAGCTCCTACCACTATAAAGGATGAAGCTG GATCAGATTCGTCGAATGGTACAGTGTCTAACGTACAATACCAAGTAATACCGCAGATCCAGACAGCGGATGGTCAGCAGGTTCAACTTGGCTTTGCAGCCTCTTCTGATAATAGCAGTATAAATCAAGAAACTGGTCAAATTCAGATCATTCCTGGCTCGAATCAAACCATCATTGCCTCTGGAACATCTTCAGCTAATATTCAGAATATCTTATCTGGTCAGTCTGGTCAAGTCCAGGTTCAGGGAGTTGCAATTGGTGGTTCGTCTTACCCTGGCCAAGCACAAGTGGTTGCTAATGTCCCTCTTGGACTGCCAGGAAATATTACTTTTGTACCCATTAATAGTGTTGATCTAGATTCTCTGGGACTTGGCAGTGGTTCTCAAACCATGACAGCAGGCATTAATGCAGATGGGCACTTGATAAATACCGGACAGGCCATGGATAGTTCAGATACTTCTGAAAGGACTGGTGAGCAAGTTTCTCCTGAAATTACAGAAACTGCCACTGATAATGACTTATTTGTGCCAACGTCATCTTCATCACAATTGCCCGTTACCATAGACAGTTCAAGTATATTggaacaaaatgcaaatgacTTGACCACAACTAGTGGTCAAGTTCATGGTTCTGATCTTCAGGGAAATTACATCCAGACGTCAGTCTCTGATGACACACAGGCTCAGAATATTCAGgtctccacagcacagccaattGTACAACACATACAGCTACAAGAGTCGCAGCAGCCAACCAGTCAAGCCCAGATTGTACAAGGTATTGCGCAACAGACAATCCATGGTGTTCAAGCAAGTCAAAGTATATCTCAACAGGCTCTTCAAAATCTTCAACTGCAGCTGAATCCTGGAACCTTCTTAATTCAGGCACAAACAGTGACCCCTTCTGGGCAGATAACCTGGCAGACATTTCAAGTGCAAGGAGTTCAGAACTTGCAGAACTTGCAAATTCAGAATGCGCCTGGTCAACAAATAACTCTGACCCCTGTGCAGACTCTCACTCTTGGTCAAGTTGCAGCAGGTGGTGCGTTGACATCAACTCCAGTTAGTCTAAGCACTGCTCAATTGCCAAATCTACAGACAGTTACAGTAAACTCTATAGATTCTGCTGGTATTCAGCTGCATCAAGGAGAAAATGCTGGCAGTCCTGCAg aTATTAGGATTAAAGAAGAGGATCCTGATCCAGAAGAGTGGCAGCTCAGTGGTGATTCTACACTGAATACTAATGATCTAACACATTTGAGAGTACAGGTCGTAGATGACGAAGGGGACCAACCACATCAGGAGGGGAAAAGACTGCGACGAGTAGCGTGTACATGTCCCAACTGCAAAGAAGGTGGTGGAAG AGGCTCCAACttgggaaaaaagaagcaacaCATTTGTCACATACCAGGATGTGGCAAAGTATATGGGAAGACTTCACATTTGAGAGCTCATCTCCGCTGGCATTCTGGAGAGCGTCCATTTGTTTGTAACTGGATGTTCTGTGGCAAAAGGTTCACTCGCAGCGATGAGCTCCAGCGACACCGAAGAACACACACAG gTGAGAAGAAATTTGTTTGTCCGGAGTGTTCAAAACGCTTTATGAGAAGTGACCATCTTGCCAAACACATTAAAACACATCAGAATAAAAAAGGTATTCACTCCAGCAGTACAGTGCTGGCATCAGTAGAAGCAGCATCTGATGATACTTTGATTACTGCAGGAGGAACAACACTTATCCTTGCAAATATTCAACAAGGTTCTGTTTCAGGAATAGGAACTGTTAATACATCTGGCACCAGCAATCAGGATATTCTTACCAACACTGAAATACCTTTACAGCTTGTCACAGTTTCGGGAAACGAGACAATGGAGTAA
- the SP3 gene encoding transcription factor Sp3 isoform X1, with product MTAPEKPVKQEEMAALDVDSSSHSEYLQHGNGAASASAGAAAPQDAQPSPLALLAATCSKIGPPSPEEDEAAAAAAASHSAGATGDLASVQLAGAPNRWEVLSAAPTTIKDEAGNIVQIPGAATVTSSGQYVLPIQSLQNQQIFSVAPGSDSSNGTVSNVQYQVIPQIQTADGQQVQLGFAASSDNSSINQETGQIQIIPGSNQTIIASGTSSANIQNILSGQSGQVQVQGVAIGGSSYPGQAQVVANVPLGLPGNITFVPINSVDLDSLGLGSGSQTMTAGINADGHLINTGQAMDSSDTSERTGEQVSPEITETATDNDLFVPTSSSSQLPVTIDSSSILEQNANDLTTTSGQVHGSDLQGNYIQTSVSDDTQAQNIQVSTAQPIVQHIQLQESQQPTSQAQIVQGIAQQTIHGVQASQSISQQALQNLQLQLNPGTFLIQAQTVTPSGQITWQTFQVQGVQNLQNLQIQNAPGQQITLTPVQTLTLGQVAAGGALTSTPVSLSTAQLPNLQTVTVNSIDSAGIQLHQGENAGSPADIRIKEEDPDPEEWQLSGDSTLNTNDLTHLRVQVVDDEGDQPHQEGKRLRRVACTCPNCKEGGGRGSNLGKKKQHICHIPGCGKVYGKTSHLRAHLRWHSGERPFVCNWMFCGKRFTRSDELQRHRRTHTGEKKFVCPECSKRFMRSDHLAKHIKTHQNKKGIHSSSTVLASVEAASDDTLITAGGTTLILANIQQGSVSGIGTVNTSGTSNQDILTNTEIPLQLVTVSGNETME from the exons ATGACCG CTCCCGAGAAGCCCGtgaaacaagaggaaatggctgcCTTAGAcgtggacagcagcagccacagcgAATATCTCCAGCACGGCAACGGCGCCGCCTCGGCCTCCGCCGGGGCGGCCGCCCCCCAG GACGCGCAGCCGTCACCGCTCGCTCTGCTGGCGGCCACCTGCAGCAAGATCGGCCCGCCGTCGCCGGAGGAGGATgaggccgccgccgccgccgctgcctcTCACTCTGCCGGAGCG aCAGGGGATTTGGCTTCTGTGCAATTAGCTGGAGCTCCAAACAGATGGGAGGTCTTGTCTGCAGCTCCTACCACTATAAAGGATGAAGCTGGTAATATAGTACAGATTCCAGGTGCTGCCACAGTAACATCAAGTGGGCAGTATGTCCTTCCTATTCAGAGTTTGCAAAATCAACAAATCTTTTCTGTTGCACCAGGATCAGATTCGTCGAATGGTACAGTGTCTAACGTACAATACCAAGTAATACCGCAGATCCAGACAGCGGATGGTCAGCAGGTTCAACTTGGCTTTGCAGCCTCTTCTGATAATAGCAGTATAAATCAAGAAACTGGTCAAATTCAGATCATTCCTGGCTCGAATCAAACCATCATTGCCTCTGGAACATCTTCAGCTAATATTCAGAATATCTTATCTGGTCAGTCTGGTCAAGTCCAGGTTCAGGGAGTTGCAATTGGTGGTTCGTCTTACCCTGGCCAAGCACAAGTGGTTGCTAATGTCCCTCTTGGACTGCCAGGAAATATTACTTTTGTACCCATTAATAGTGTTGATCTAGATTCTCTGGGACTTGGCAGTGGTTCTCAAACCATGACAGCAGGCATTAATGCAGATGGGCACTTGATAAATACCGGACAGGCCATGGATAGTTCAGATACTTCTGAAAGGACTGGTGAGCAAGTTTCTCCTGAAATTACAGAAACTGCCACTGATAATGACTTATTTGTGCCAACGTCATCTTCATCACAATTGCCCGTTACCATAGACAGTTCAAGTATATTggaacaaaatgcaaatgacTTGACCACAACTAGTGGTCAAGTTCATGGTTCTGATCTTCAGGGAAATTACATCCAGACGTCAGTCTCTGATGACACACAGGCTCAGAATATTCAGgtctccacagcacagccaattGTACAACACATACAGCTACAAGAGTCGCAGCAGCCAACCAGTCAAGCCCAGATTGTACAAGGTATTGCGCAACAGACAATCCATGGTGTTCAAGCAAGTCAAAGTATATCTCAACAGGCTCTTCAAAATCTTCAACTGCAGCTGAATCCTGGAACCTTCTTAATTCAGGCACAAACAGTGACCCCTTCTGGGCAGATAACCTGGCAGACATTTCAAGTGCAAGGAGTTCAGAACTTGCAGAACTTGCAAATTCAGAATGCGCCTGGTCAACAAATAACTCTGACCCCTGTGCAGACTCTCACTCTTGGTCAAGTTGCAGCAGGTGGTGCGTTGACATCAACTCCAGTTAGTCTAAGCACTGCTCAATTGCCAAATCTACAGACAGTTACAGTAAACTCTATAGATTCTGCTGGTATTCAGCTGCATCAAGGAGAAAATGCTGGCAGTCCTGCAg aTATTAGGATTAAAGAAGAGGATCCTGATCCAGAAGAGTGGCAGCTCAGTGGTGATTCTACACTGAATACTAATGATCTAACACATTTGAGAGTACAGGTCGTAGATGACGAAGGGGACCAACCACATCAGGAGGGGAAAAGACTGCGACGAGTAGCGTGTACATGTCCCAACTGCAAAGAAGGTGGTGGAAG AGGCTCCAACttgggaaaaaagaagcaacaCATTTGTCACATACCAGGATGTGGCAAAGTATATGGGAAGACTTCACATTTGAGAGCTCATCTCCGCTGGCATTCTGGAGAGCGTCCATTTGTTTGTAACTGGATGTTCTGTGGCAAAAGGTTCACTCGCAGCGATGAGCTCCAGCGACACCGAAGAACACACACAG gTGAGAAGAAATTTGTTTGTCCGGAGTGTTCAAAACGCTTTATGAGAAGTGACCATCTTGCCAAACACATTAAAACACATCAGAATAAAAAAGGTATTCACTCCAGCAGTACAGTGCTGGCATCAGTAGAAGCAGCATCTGATGATACTTTGATTACTGCAGGAGGAACAACACTTATCCTTGCAAATATTCAACAAGGTTCTGTTTCAGGAATAGGAACTGTTAATACATCTGGCACCAGCAATCAGGATATTCTTACCAACACTGAAATACCTTTACAGCTTGTCACAGTTTCGGGAAACGAGACAATGGAGTAA